One stretch of Zhihengliuella flava DNA includes these proteins:
- a CDS encoding ABC transporter substrate-binding protein, with amino-acid sequence MAGVGALALTGCVGDMDPQAGEDVDCAAYEQYGTFEGEEVSIYATILDVEADRLNESWADFEACTGIDIAYEGSSEFETQINVRAQGGNAPDLAFFPQPGLLASMVEQGHLLPAPEEVEANVDEYWSEDWKGYGTVDGEFYAAPLMANIKGYVWYQPSFFTDNGYEVPATLDEMDDLTAQIASDGFMPWCVGFGSGEATGWPGTDWVEDYVLRLHGPEVYDQWINHEIPFDDPQIVEALGRVGDLIKNDEYVNGGWGDVSTITGTDFGDAGMPVLDGECAMHHQASFYAGFWPEETEIAEDGDVYAFITPGVDEGANAVTGGGELVGAFNESEAITAVQTFLSSSEWANLRVSLGGVISANNGVDPANAESSGQLLVDAIGTLQDPETTFRFDGSDLMPGAVGAGTFWKAMVDWISGEDSEKVLGEVESSWN; translated from the coding sequence ATGGCTGGGGTCGGCGCGTTGGCGTTGACCGGATGCGTGGGGGACATGGACCCGCAGGCCGGGGAAGACGTCGATTGTGCCGCGTACGAGCAGTACGGCACGTTCGAGGGCGAGGAGGTGTCGATTTACGCGACCATCCTCGACGTGGAGGCCGACCGCCTCAACGAATCGTGGGCCGATTTCGAAGCCTGCACCGGAATAGACATCGCCTATGAGGGCTCGAGCGAGTTTGAAACGCAGATCAACGTGCGTGCCCAAGGCGGCAACGCGCCTGACCTCGCGTTTTTCCCGCAGCCCGGGTTGTTGGCGTCCATGGTGGAGCAGGGACACCTGCTCCCGGCGCCCGAGGAGGTCGAGGCCAACGTTGACGAGTACTGGTCCGAAGACTGGAAGGGCTATGGCACCGTGGATGGCGAGTTCTACGCGGCGCCGTTGATGGCCAACATCAAGGGCTATGTCTGGTACCAGCCGTCCTTTTTTACTGACAACGGCTACGAAGTACCCGCGACGCTTGACGAGATGGATGATCTGACGGCCCAAATCGCCTCCGACGGCTTCATGCCCTGGTGCGTGGGTTTCGGCTCCGGTGAGGCCACGGGCTGGCCAGGTACCGACTGGGTGGAGGATTACGTGTTGCGCCTGCACGGTCCCGAGGTCTATGACCAGTGGATCAATCACGAGATTCCGTTCGACGATCCGCAGATCGTCGAAGCCCTAGGCCGGGTGGGGGACCTGATCAAGAACGACGAGTACGTCAATGGTGGCTGGGGCGATGTCTCCACCATCACGGGGACCGATTTCGGGGACGCAGGCATGCCGGTCCTCGACGGTGAGTGCGCCATGCACCACCAGGCGTCCTTCTACGCTGGCTTCTGGCCGGAGGAGACGGAAATCGCTGAAGACGGAGACGTCTACGCTTTCATCACCCCCGGTGTTGACGAGGGCGCCAATGCTGTGACAGGCGGTGGCGAACTGGTCGGCGCGTTCAACGAGTCGGAGGCCATCACCGCCGTCCAGACCTTCCTCTCCTCCTCGGAGTGGGCCAACCTCCGCGTTTCCCTCGGCGGTGTGATCAGCGCCAACAATGGCGTGGATCCGGCCAACGCCGAGAGCTCGGGCCAGCTGCTCGTCGATGCAATCGGCACCCTGCAGGATCCGGAGACGACGTTCCGCTTCGACGGGTCCGACTTGATGCCGGGTGCCGTGGGCGCCGGGACGTTCTGGAAAGCGATGGTGGATTGGATTTCCGGCGAGGACTCAGAGAAGGTCCTTGGCGAGGTCGAATCCAGCTGGAATTAA